From one Diprion similis isolate iyDipSimi1 chromosome 7, iyDipSimi1.1, whole genome shotgun sequence genomic stretch:
- the LOC124408099 gene encoding protein O-mannosyl-transferase 2 isoform X1, translating into MVGETRNESVKNAKIAPNFEQTGETNIMKKVEDKPLTWWLVFILLLIATVTTRFYKVTEPDHVCWDETHFGKMGSWYINRTFFFDVHPPLGKMLIGLSGYLTGYNGSFPFEKPGDKYEDTKYVGMRVFCTMLGATIVPLAFLTVWELTQSLPSSVYAATFILCDVGLLTLNQYILLDPILLCFMMCALWGMARIGSLQHQPFTFSWWGWMSFTGMALACTISVKFVGLFIVLLVGLYTLHELWRELGDLSKPVMNAVEHLLARILCLIVLPIIAYMVFFYIHLVVLNKSGNGDGFYSSGFQSQLEGNSLHNATMPRHLAYGAIITLKNHRTGGGYLHSHWHLYPEGIGARQQQITTYSHKDDNNRWLLKKFDTNVVPPDSVLVKHGDLIRLEHVVTRRNLHSHKEVAPISKKHYQVTGYGENGTGDANDVWKVLIVNGKEDDIVQTVTSKLKFVHYLHHCALTSSGKTLPKWAYSQQEVSCNPNMRDRNSLWNIEDNIFAKLPNVSFQVYAPGFLERFLESHAVMLQGNSDLKPKEGEVTSRPWQWPINYRAHATEKKGQFFSGSKNRIYLLGNPIIWWGNIAFLILFSLVYLFASVQEQRGYLQDPDILNRRRRILKAGMWMFIGWLLHYVPFWAMGRILYFHHYFPALLFSSMLTGITLNYILETIPTFVPGMIGDTIYHFIVGLVLSGTVYSFLFFVSFYLFSPLAYGMDGPSASHPESPLYPLRWMESWEF; encoded by the exons ATGGTTGGagagacgagaaacgaatcTGTGAAAAATGCTAAAATAGCGCCAAATTTCGAACAAACAGGTGAAACCAACATCATGAAGAAGGTCGAAGACAAACCCCT TACCTGGTGGCTGgtttttatattgcttttGATTGCAACTGTTACTACTCGATTTTACAAAGTAACAGAGCCTGATCATGTATG cTGGGATGAAACTCATTTCGGTAAAATGGGCAGTTGGTACATAAACCGGACTTTCTTCTTTGATGTCCATCCACCACTAGGGAAA ATGCTTATTGGTTTATCCGGATATCTAACTGGCTACAATGGTTCATTTCCATTTGAGAAACCTGGAGACAAGTATGAAGATACAAAATATGTAGGAATGAGAGTA TTCTGCACGATGTTGGGTGCAACTATCGTCCCATTAGCATTCCTTACTGTTTGGGAATTGACGCAGTCTTTGCCTTCATCTGTTTATGCTGCTACTTTTATTCTATGCG atgttGGTCTACTTACGTTGAATCAATACATTCTTCTGGATCCAATTTTACTGTGTTTCATGATGTGTGCATTATGGGGAATGGCTCGCATCGGCTCATTGCAGCATCAACCATTTACATTCTCCTGGTGGGGTTGGATGTCATTTACTGGCATGGCACTTGCATGTACCATAAGTGTTAAATTTGTTGGCCTCTTTATTGTCCTGTTGGTTGGACTCTACACGTTGCATGAATTGTGGAGAGAACTTGGCGACCTTTCGAAGCCTGTC atgaaTGCAGTTGAACATCTGTTGGCTAGAATTCTTTGTCTCATAGTATTACCAATAATTGCATATATGGTGTTTTTTTACATCCACCTGGTTGTTTTAAATAAAAG TGGCAATGGAGATGGTTTCTACAGTTCAGGATTTCAGTCACAGCTGGAAGGAAATTCTTTGCACAATGCAACAATGCCTCGCCATTTGGCATACGGTGCTATCATAACACTTAAAAACCATCGCACCGGAGGAGGTTATTTGCATTCACATTGGCATTTATATCCAGAAGGAATAGGAGCTCGTCAACAACAG ataACTACGTATTCGCACAAAGACGACAATAATCGTTGGTTGCTGAAGAAATTTGATACGAATGTCGTACCGCCCGATAGTGTACTAGTAAAACACGGTGACTTAATCCGACTGGAGCATGTAGTGACTCGCCGAAATTTACACTCACACAAAGAAGTAGCCCCCATTTCAAAAAAACATTACCAGGTCACTGGATATGGAGAG AATGGCACTGGAGATGCAAATGATGTTTGGAAAGTGTTGATCGTAAATGGGAAAGAAGATGATATTGTACAAACAGTAACAAGCAAGCTGAAATTCGTACATTACCTTCATCACTGCGCGCTTACGAGCAGTGGAAAAACATTACCTAAATG GGCATATAGTCAACAGGAAGTTTCTTGCAATCCGAACATGCGAGATAGAAACTCTTTGTGGAATATAGAGGataatatttttgccaaat TGCCAAATGTCAGTTTTCAAGTATACGCACCTGGTTTTCTGGAAAGATTTCTGGAATCACATGCAGTTATGTTGCAAGGTAATTCGGATTTGAAGCCAAAGGAGGGAGAAGTTACCTCAAGACCATGGCAATGGCCTATAAACTATAGG gcACACGCTACAGAGAAAA agGGTCAATTCTTTTCTGGGAGTAAAAATCGCATTTATCTACTCGGAAATCCCATTATATGGTGGGGAAACATAgcatttttaattctcttctctctcgtaTATCTATTCGCCTCTGTGCAAGAACAGCGAGGATATCTGCAGGATCCtgatattttaaatcgaaGAAGGAGAATACTCAAGGCTGGCATGTGGATGTTTATAGGATGGCTCTTACATTATGTTCCATTTTGGGCAATGGGACGTATACTCTACTTCCATCATTACTTCCCTGCTTTACTGTTCAGCTCCATGCTGACCGGAATAACATTAAACTACATTCTGGAAACTATACCCACGTTCGTTCCAGGCATGATTGGGGATactatttatcattttatagTGGGGCTAGTATTATCTGGAACTGTATATAG ttttctattctttgTCAGCTTTTACCTGTTTTCTCCATTGGCCTACGGCATGGACGGACCATCAGCCTCGCATCCTGAAAGTCCATTATATCCACTCCGCTGGATGGAATCCTGGGAGTTTTAG
- the LOC124408099 gene encoding protein O-mannosyl-transferase 2 isoform X3, with product MVGETRNESVKNAKIAPNFEQTGETNIMKKVEDKPLTWWLVFILLLIATVTTRFYKVTEPDHVCWDETHFGKMGSWYINRTFFFDVHPPLGKMLIGLSGYLTGYNGSFPFEKPGDKYEDTKYVGMRVFCTMLGATIVPLAFLTVWELTQSLPSSVYAATFILCDVGLLTLNQYILLDPILLCFMMCALWGMARIGSLQHQPFTFSWWGWMSFTGMALACTISVKFVGLFIVLLVGLYTLHELWRELGDLSKPVMNAVEHLLARILCLIVLPIIAYMVFFYIHLVVLNKSGNGDGFYSSGFQSQLEGNSLHNATMPRHLAYGAIITLKNHRTGGGYLHSHWHLYPEGIGARQQQITTYSHKDDNNRWLLKKFDTNVVPPDSVLVKHGDLIRLEHVVTRRNLHSHKEVAPISKKHYQVTGYGENGTGDANDVWKVLIVNGKEDDIVQTVTSKLKFVHYLHHCALTSSGKTLPKWAYSQQEVSCNPNMRDRNSLWNIEDNIFAKLPNVSFQVYAPGFLERFLESHAVMLQGNSDLKPKEGEVTSRPWQWPINYRGQFFSGSKNRIYLLGNPIIWWGNIAFLILFSLVYLFASVQEQRGYLQDPDILNRRRRILKAGMWMFIGWLLHYVPFWAMGRILYFHHYFPALLFSSMLTGITLNYILETIPTFVPGMIGDTIYHFIVGLVLSGTVYSFLFFVSFYLFSPLAYGMDGPSASHPESPLYPLRWMESWEF from the exons ATGGTTGGagagacgagaaacgaatcTGTGAAAAATGCTAAAATAGCGCCAAATTTCGAACAAACAGGTGAAACCAACATCATGAAGAAGGTCGAAGACAAACCCCT TACCTGGTGGCTGgtttttatattgcttttGATTGCAACTGTTACTACTCGATTTTACAAAGTAACAGAGCCTGATCATGTATG cTGGGATGAAACTCATTTCGGTAAAATGGGCAGTTGGTACATAAACCGGACTTTCTTCTTTGATGTCCATCCACCACTAGGGAAA ATGCTTATTGGTTTATCCGGATATCTAACTGGCTACAATGGTTCATTTCCATTTGAGAAACCTGGAGACAAGTATGAAGATACAAAATATGTAGGAATGAGAGTA TTCTGCACGATGTTGGGTGCAACTATCGTCCCATTAGCATTCCTTACTGTTTGGGAATTGACGCAGTCTTTGCCTTCATCTGTTTATGCTGCTACTTTTATTCTATGCG atgttGGTCTACTTACGTTGAATCAATACATTCTTCTGGATCCAATTTTACTGTGTTTCATGATGTGTGCATTATGGGGAATGGCTCGCATCGGCTCATTGCAGCATCAACCATTTACATTCTCCTGGTGGGGTTGGATGTCATTTACTGGCATGGCACTTGCATGTACCATAAGTGTTAAATTTGTTGGCCTCTTTATTGTCCTGTTGGTTGGACTCTACACGTTGCATGAATTGTGGAGAGAACTTGGCGACCTTTCGAAGCCTGTC atgaaTGCAGTTGAACATCTGTTGGCTAGAATTCTTTGTCTCATAGTATTACCAATAATTGCATATATGGTGTTTTTTTACATCCACCTGGTTGTTTTAAATAAAAG TGGCAATGGAGATGGTTTCTACAGTTCAGGATTTCAGTCACAGCTGGAAGGAAATTCTTTGCACAATGCAACAATGCCTCGCCATTTGGCATACGGTGCTATCATAACACTTAAAAACCATCGCACCGGAGGAGGTTATTTGCATTCACATTGGCATTTATATCCAGAAGGAATAGGAGCTCGTCAACAACAG ataACTACGTATTCGCACAAAGACGACAATAATCGTTGGTTGCTGAAGAAATTTGATACGAATGTCGTACCGCCCGATAGTGTACTAGTAAAACACGGTGACTTAATCCGACTGGAGCATGTAGTGACTCGCCGAAATTTACACTCACACAAAGAAGTAGCCCCCATTTCAAAAAAACATTACCAGGTCACTGGATATGGAGAG AATGGCACTGGAGATGCAAATGATGTTTGGAAAGTGTTGATCGTAAATGGGAAAGAAGATGATATTGTACAAACAGTAACAAGCAAGCTGAAATTCGTACATTACCTTCATCACTGCGCGCTTACGAGCAGTGGAAAAACATTACCTAAATG GGCATATAGTCAACAGGAAGTTTCTTGCAATCCGAACATGCGAGATAGAAACTCTTTGTGGAATATAGAGGataatatttttgccaaat TGCCAAATGTCAGTTTTCAAGTATACGCACCTGGTTTTCTGGAAAGATTTCTGGAATCACATGCAGTTATGTTGCAAGGTAATTCGGATTTGAAGCCAAAGGAGGGAGAAGTTACCTCAAGACCATGGCAATGGCCTATAAACTATAGG GGTCAATTCTTTTCTGGGAGTAAAAATCGCATTTATCTACTCGGAAATCCCATTATATGGTGGGGAAACATAgcatttttaattctcttctctctcgtaTATCTATTCGCCTCTGTGCAAGAACAGCGAGGATATCTGCAGGATCCtgatattttaaatcgaaGAAGGAGAATACTCAAGGCTGGCATGTGGATGTTTATAGGATGGCTCTTACATTATGTTCCATTTTGGGCAATGGGACGTATACTCTACTTCCATCATTACTTCCCTGCTTTACTGTTCAGCTCCATGCTGACCGGAATAACATTAAACTACATTCTGGAAACTATACCCACGTTCGTTCCAGGCATGATTGGGGATactatttatcattttatagTGGGGCTAGTATTATCTGGAACTGTATATAG ttttctattctttgTCAGCTTTTACCTGTTTTCTCCATTGGCCTACGGCATGGACGGACCATCAGCCTCGCATCCTGAAAGTCCATTATATCCACTCCGCTGGATGGAATCCTGGGAGTTTTAG
- the LOC124408099 gene encoding protein O-mannosyl-transferase 2 isoform X4 has product MVGETRNESVKNAKIAPNFEQTGETNIMKKVEDKPLTWWLVFILLLIATVTTRFYKVTEPDHVCWDETHFGKMGSWYINRTFFFDVHPPLGKMLIGLSGYLTGYNGSFPFEKPGDKYEDTKYVGMRVFCTMLGATIVPLAFLTVWELTQSLPSSVYAATFILCDVGLLTLNQYILLDPILLCFMMCALWGMARIGSLQHQPFTFSWWGWMSFTGMALACTISVKFVGLFIVLLVGLYTLHELWRELGDLSKPVMNAVEHLLARILCLIVLPIIAYMVFFYIHLVVLNKSGNGDGFYSSGFQSQLEGNSLHNATMPRHLAYGAIITLKNHRTGGGYLHSHWHLYPEGIGARQQQITTYSHKDDNNRWLLKKFDTNVVPPDSVLVKHGDLIRLEHVVTRRNLHSHKEVAPISKKHYQVTGYGENGTGDANDVWKVLIVNGKEDDIVQTVTSKLKFVHYLHHCALTSSGKTLPKWAYSQQEVSCNPNMRDRNSLWNIEDNIFAKLPNVSFQVYAPGFLERFLESHAVMLQGNSDLKPKEGEVTSRPWQWPINYRGQFFSGSKNRIYLLGNPIIWWGNIAFLILFSLVYLFASVQEQRGYLQDPDILNRRRRILKAGMWMFIGWLLHYVPFWAMGRILYFHHYFPALLFSSMLTGITLNYILETIPTFVPGMIGDTIYHFIVGLVLSGTVYSFYLFSPLAYGMDGPSASHPESPLYPLRWMESWEF; this is encoded by the exons ATGGTTGGagagacgagaaacgaatcTGTGAAAAATGCTAAAATAGCGCCAAATTTCGAACAAACAGGTGAAACCAACATCATGAAGAAGGTCGAAGACAAACCCCT TACCTGGTGGCTGgtttttatattgcttttGATTGCAACTGTTACTACTCGATTTTACAAAGTAACAGAGCCTGATCATGTATG cTGGGATGAAACTCATTTCGGTAAAATGGGCAGTTGGTACATAAACCGGACTTTCTTCTTTGATGTCCATCCACCACTAGGGAAA ATGCTTATTGGTTTATCCGGATATCTAACTGGCTACAATGGTTCATTTCCATTTGAGAAACCTGGAGACAAGTATGAAGATACAAAATATGTAGGAATGAGAGTA TTCTGCACGATGTTGGGTGCAACTATCGTCCCATTAGCATTCCTTACTGTTTGGGAATTGACGCAGTCTTTGCCTTCATCTGTTTATGCTGCTACTTTTATTCTATGCG atgttGGTCTACTTACGTTGAATCAATACATTCTTCTGGATCCAATTTTACTGTGTTTCATGATGTGTGCATTATGGGGAATGGCTCGCATCGGCTCATTGCAGCATCAACCATTTACATTCTCCTGGTGGGGTTGGATGTCATTTACTGGCATGGCACTTGCATGTACCATAAGTGTTAAATTTGTTGGCCTCTTTATTGTCCTGTTGGTTGGACTCTACACGTTGCATGAATTGTGGAGAGAACTTGGCGACCTTTCGAAGCCTGTC atgaaTGCAGTTGAACATCTGTTGGCTAGAATTCTTTGTCTCATAGTATTACCAATAATTGCATATATGGTGTTTTTTTACATCCACCTGGTTGTTTTAAATAAAAG TGGCAATGGAGATGGTTTCTACAGTTCAGGATTTCAGTCACAGCTGGAAGGAAATTCTTTGCACAATGCAACAATGCCTCGCCATTTGGCATACGGTGCTATCATAACACTTAAAAACCATCGCACCGGAGGAGGTTATTTGCATTCACATTGGCATTTATATCCAGAAGGAATAGGAGCTCGTCAACAACAG ataACTACGTATTCGCACAAAGACGACAATAATCGTTGGTTGCTGAAGAAATTTGATACGAATGTCGTACCGCCCGATAGTGTACTAGTAAAACACGGTGACTTAATCCGACTGGAGCATGTAGTGACTCGCCGAAATTTACACTCACACAAAGAAGTAGCCCCCATTTCAAAAAAACATTACCAGGTCACTGGATATGGAGAG AATGGCACTGGAGATGCAAATGATGTTTGGAAAGTGTTGATCGTAAATGGGAAAGAAGATGATATTGTACAAACAGTAACAAGCAAGCTGAAATTCGTACATTACCTTCATCACTGCGCGCTTACGAGCAGTGGAAAAACATTACCTAAATG GGCATATAGTCAACAGGAAGTTTCTTGCAATCCGAACATGCGAGATAGAAACTCTTTGTGGAATATAGAGGataatatttttgccaaat TGCCAAATGTCAGTTTTCAAGTATACGCACCTGGTTTTCTGGAAAGATTTCTGGAATCACATGCAGTTATGTTGCAAGGTAATTCGGATTTGAAGCCAAAGGAGGGAGAAGTTACCTCAAGACCATGGCAATGGCCTATAAACTATAGG GGTCAATTCTTTTCTGGGAGTAAAAATCGCATTTATCTACTCGGAAATCCCATTATATGGTGGGGAAACATAgcatttttaattctcttctctctcgtaTATCTATTCGCCTCTGTGCAAGAACAGCGAGGATATCTGCAGGATCCtgatattttaaatcgaaGAAGGAGAATACTCAAGGCTGGCATGTGGATGTTTATAGGATGGCTCTTACATTATGTTCCATTTTGGGCAATGGGACGTATACTCTACTTCCATCATTACTTCCCTGCTTTACTGTTCAGCTCCATGCTGACCGGAATAACATTAAACTACATTCTGGAAACTATACCCACGTTCGTTCCAGGCATGATTGGGGATactatttatcattttatagTGGGGCTAGTATTATCTGGAACTGTATATAG CTTTTACCTGTTTTCTCCATTGGCCTACGGCATGGACGGACCATCAGCCTCGCATCCTGAAAGTCCATTATATCCACTCCGCTGGATGGAATCCTGGGAGTTTTAG
- the LOC124408099 gene encoding protein O-mannosyl-transferase 2 isoform X6, translating to MVGETRNESVKNAKIAPNFEQTGETNIMKKVEDKPLTWWLVFILLLIATVTTRFYKVTEPDHVCWDETHFGKMGSWYINRTFFFDVHPPLGKMLIGLSGYLTGYNGSFPFEKPGDKYEDTKYVGMRVFCTMLGATIVPLAFLTVWELTQSLPSSVYAATFILCDVGLLTLNQYILLDPILLCFMMCALWGMARIGSLQHQPFTFSWWGWMSFTGMALACTISVKFVGLFIVLLVGLYTLHELWRELGDLSKPVMNAVEHLLARILCLIVLPIIAYMVFFYIHLVVLNKSGNGDGFYSSGFQSQLEGNSLHNATMPRHLAYGAIITLKNHRTGGGYLHSHWHLYPEGIGARQQQITTYSHKDDNNRWLLKKFDTNVVPPDSVLVKHGDLIRLEHVVTRRNLHSHKEVAPISKKHYQVTGYGENGTGDANDVWKVLIVNGKEDDIVQTVTSKLKFVHYLHHCALTSSGKTLPKWAYSQQEVSCNPNMRDRNSLWNIEDNIFAKLPNVSFQVYAPGFLERFLESHAVMLQGNSDLKPKEGEVTSRPWQWPINYRRGYLQDPDILNRRRRILKAGMWMFIGWLLHYVPFWAMGRILYFHHYFPALLFSSMLTGITLNYILETIPTFVPGMIGDTIYHFIVGLVLSGTVYSFLFFVSFYLFSPLAYGMDGPSASHPESPLYPLRWMESWEF from the exons ATGGTTGGagagacgagaaacgaatcTGTGAAAAATGCTAAAATAGCGCCAAATTTCGAACAAACAGGTGAAACCAACATCATGAAGAAGGTCGAAGACAAACCCCT TACCTGGTGGCTGgtttttatattgcttttGATTGCAACTGTTACTACTCGATTTTACAAAGTAACAGAGCCTGATCATGTATG cTGGGATGAAACTCATTTCGGTAAAATGGGCAGTTGGTACATAAACCGGACTTTCTTCTTTGATGTCCATCCACCACTAGGGAAA ATGCTTATTGGTTTATCCGGATATCTAACTGGCTACAATGGTTCATTTCCATTTGAGAAACCTGGAGACAAGTATGAAGATACAAAATATGTAGGAATGAGAGTA TTCTGCACGATGTTGGGTGCAACTATCGTCCCATTAGCATTCCTTACTGTTTGGGAATTGACGCAGTCTTTGCCTTCATCTGTTTATGCTGCTACTTTTATTCTATGCG atgttGGTCTACTTACGTTGAATCAATACATTCTTCTGGATCCAATTTTACTGTGTTTCATGATGTGTGCATTATGGGGAATGGCTCGCATCGGCTCATTGCAGCATCAACCATTTACATTCTCCTGGTGGGGTTGGATGTCATTTACTGGCATGGCACTTGCATGTACCATAAGTGTTAAATTTGTTGGCCTCTTTATTGTCCTGTTGGTTGGACTCTACACGTTGCATGAATTGTGGAGAGAACTTGGCGACCTTTCGAAGCCTGTC atgaaTGCAGTTGAACATCTGTTGGCTAGAATTCTTTGTCTCATAGTATTACCAATAATTGCATATATGGTGTTTTTTTACATCCACCTGGTTGTTTTAAATAAAAG TGGCAATGGAGATGGTTTCTACAGTTCAGGATTTCAGTCACAGCTGGAAGGAAATTCTTTGCACAATGCAACAATGCCTCGCCATTTGGCATACGGTGCTATCATAACACTTAAAAACCATCGCACCGGAGGAGGTTATTTGCATTCACATTGGCATTTATATCCAGAAGGAATAGGAGCTCGTCAACAACAG ataACTACGTATTCGCACAAAGACGACAATAATCGTTGGTTGCTGAAGAAATTTGATACGAATGTCGTACCGCCCGATAGTGTACTAGTAAAACACGGTGACTTAATCCGACTGGAGCATGTAGTGACTCGCCGAAATTTACACTCACACAAAGAAGTAGCCCCCATTTCAAAAAAACATTACCAGGTCACTGGATATGGAGAG AATGGCACTGGAGATGCAAATGATGTTTGGAAAGTGTTGATCGTAAATGGGAAAGAAGATGATATTGTACAAACAGTAACAAGCAAGCTGAAATTCGTACATTACCTTCATCACTGCGCGCTTACGAGCAGTGGAAAAACATTACCTAAATG GGCATATAGTCAACAGGAAGTTTCTTGCAATCCGAACATGCGAGATAGAAACTCTTTGTGGAATATAGAGGataatatttttgccaaat TGCCAAATGTCAGTTTTCAAGTATACGCACCTGGTTTTCTGGAAAGATTTCTGGAATCACATGCAGTTATGTTGCAAGGTAATTCGGATTTGAAGCCAAAGGAGGGAGAAGTTACCTCAAGACCATGGCAATGGCCTATAAACTATAGG CGAGGATATCTGCAGGATCCtgatattttaaatcgaaGAAGGAGAATACTCAAGGCTGGCATGTGGATGTTTATAGGATGGCTCTTACATTATGTTCCATTTTGGGCAATGGGACGTATACTCTACTTCCATCATTACTTCCCTGCTTTACTGTTCAGCTCCATGCTGACCGGAATAACATTAAACTACATTCTGGAAACTATACCCACGTTCGTTCCAGGCATGATTGGGGATactatttatcattttatagTGGGGCTAGTATTATCTGGAACTGTATATAG ttttctattctttgTCAGCTTTTACCTGTTTTCTCCATTGGCCTACGGCATGGACGGACCATCAGCCTCGCATCCTGAAAGTCCATTATATCCACTCCGCTGGATGGAATCCTGGGAGTTTTAG
- the LOC124408099 gene encoding protein O-mannosyl-transferase 2 isoform X8, which yields MVGETRNESVKNAKIAPNFEQTGETNIMKKVEDKPLTWWLVFILLLIATVTTRFYKVTEPDHVCWDETHFGKMGSWYINRTFFFDVHPPLGKMLIGLSGYLTGYNGSFPFEKPGDKYEDTKYVGMRVMNAVEHLLARILCLIVLPIIAYMVFFYIHLVVLNKSGNGDGFYSSGFQSQLEGNSLHNATMPRHLAYGAIITLKNHRTGGGYLHSHWHLYPEGIGARQQQITTYSHKDDNNRWLLKKFDTNVVPPDSVLVKHGDLIRLEHVVTRRNLHSHKEVAPISKKHYQVTGYGENGTGDANDVWKVLIVNGKEDDIVQTVTSKLKFVHYLHHCALTSSGKTLPKWAYSQQEVSCNPNMRDRNSLWNIEDNIFAKLPNVSFQVYAPGFLERFLESHAVMLQGNSDLKPKEGEVTSRPWQWPINYRAHATEKKGQFFSGSKNRIYLLGNPIIWWGNIAFLILFSLVYLFASVQEQRGYLQDPDILNRRRRILKAGMWMFIGWLLHYVPFWAMGRILYFHHYFPALLFSSMLTGITLNYILETIPTFVPGMIGDTIYHFIVGLVLSGTVYSFLFFVSFYLFSPLAYGMDGPSASHPESPLYPLRWMESWEF from the exons ATGGTTGGagagacgagaaacgaatcTGTGAAAAATGCTAAAATAGCGCCAAATTTCGAACAAACAGGTGAAACCAACATCATGAAGAAGGTCGAAGACAAACCCCT TACCTGGTGGCTGgtttttatattgcttttGATTGCAACTGTTACTACTCGATTTTACAAAGTAACAGAGCCTGATCATGTATG cTGGGATGAAACTCATTTCGGTAAAATGGGCAGTTGGTACATAAACCGGACTTTCTTCTTTGATGTCCATCCACCACTAGGGAAA ATGCTTATTGGTTTATCCGGATATCTAACTGGCTACAATGGTTCATTTCCATTTGAGAAACCTGGAGACAAGTATGAAGATACAAAATATGTAGGAATGAGAGTA atgaaTGCAGTTGAACATCTGTTGGCTAGAATTCTTTGTCTCATAGTATTACCAATAATTGCATATATGGTGTTTTTTTACATCCACCTGGTTGTTTTAAATAAAAG TGGCAATGGAGATGGTTTCTACAGTTCAGGATTTCAGTCACAGCTGGAAGGAAATTCTTTGCACAATGCAACAATGCCTCGCCATTTGGCATACGGTGCTATCATAACACTTAAAAACCATCGCACCGGAGGAGGTTATTTGCATTCACATTGGCATTTATATCCAGAAGGAATAGGAGCTCGTCAACAACAG ataACTACGTATTCGCACAAAGACGACAATAATCGTTGGTTGCTGAAGAAATTTGATACGAATGTCGTACCGCCCGATAGTGTACTAGTAAAACACGGTGACTTAATCCGACTGGAGCATGTAGTGACTCGCCGAAATTTACACTCACACAAAGAAGTAGCCCCCATTTCAAAAAAACATTACCAGGTCACTGGATATGGAGAG AATGGCACTGGAGATGCAAATGATGTTTGGAAAGTGTTGATCGTAAATGGGAAAGAAGATGATATTGTACAAACAGTAACAAGCAAGCTGAAATTCGTACATTACCTTCATCACTGCGCGCTTACGAGCAGTGGAAAAACATTACCTAAATG GGCATATAGTCAACAGGAAGTTTCTTGCAATCCGAACATGCGAGATAGAAACTCTTTGTGGAATATAGAGGataatatttttgccaaat TGCCAAATGTCAGTTTTCAAGTATACGCACCTGGTTTTCTGGAAAGATTTCTGGAATCACATGCAGTTATGTTGCAAGGTAATTCGGATTTGAAGCCAAAGGAGGGAGAAGTTACCTCAAGACCATGGCAATGGCCTATAAACTATAGG gcACACGCTACAGAGAAAA agGGTCAATTCTTTTCTGGGAGTAAAAATCGCATTTATCTACTCGGAAATCCCATTATATGGTGGGGAAACATAgcatttttaattctcttctctctcgtaTATCTATTCGCCTCTGTGCAAGAACAGCGAGGATATCTGCAGGATCCtgatattttaaatcgaaGAAGGAGAATACTCAAGGCTGGCATGTGGATGTTTATAGGATGGCTCTTACATTATGTTCCATTTTGGGCAATGGGACGTATACTCTACTTCCATCATTACTTCCCTGCTTTACTGTTCAGCTCCATGCTGACCGGAATAACATTAAACTACATTCTGGAAACTATACCCACGTTCGTTCCAGGCATGATTGGGGATactatttatcattttatagTGGGGCTAGTATTATCTGGAACTGTATATAG ttttctattctttgTCAGCTTTTACCTGTTTTCTCCATTGGCCTACGGCATGGACGGACCATCAGCCTCGCATCCTGAAAGTCCATTATATCCACTCCGCTGGATGGAATCCTGGGAGTTTTAG